In Orcinus orca chromosome 15, mOrcOrc1.1, whole genome shotgun sequence, the DNA window agacatatatcaCTCACATGTACATGTAGTATGGGAGATGATATATGTGATAgctaatgtgtatatgtgtgtatacggTCTGTAGTTTATTCTTGGTCTTCATTTTACCTCACTATTTCAcaatttcttttcagtttctacACATTGGAATTTGTTCTacaaaattgtcattttttttcccatgatATTGCTTATGATGCATTTTAATCAAAATGACAGCACTTAAATACATGTGATCCTCATTTTCCCATGAAATATGTAGATTCTTTTGATTTATATTGTTTCCACTtgcatactgtatttttttttttttgtatgttttattactttctgtttcttgtgtatatttgggttttctatttttgtaactAGGGTAACTCAGTGAGAATCTCATGTTAAAATAGACAAATGTCAAAAATATGTTGTATTTTGTATCCTATCatgacatctttttttcccctgtggctTTTGACTCATTAATCTTTGCTTCAGCTTTGTTCTACTCTGTCCTACCCCAAATTAACTTTATAATGCAAATTGACTGGGGCACAAGCAGGGTAAAACTACTGTTAGAATAAATGATCCACCATAAAGTCTAAGAAAGCTGTTTGAAGATTAGAATGACTTAATGAGATAGGGGAAATTTGAGAAATTGAAAATCTGGAGTGCTCTTTGGAATCTGGAGTTGGTGATGTAGATGTTAAGTCTGTTTCCTGGGCTGTTGCCGGTGTAGGCTGGCATAGAACATGTAAAGGTGATGATATTCAGTCTATTCTTGGCCTGAGGTGGCTTGAATTATTCACACacatttcttttatgtgtttgttttttctgcccCAGATTTGCAGCCTGTTACTTACTCAGAACCTGCATTTTGGTGTTCAATAGCGTATTACGAATTAAACCAGAGGGTTGGAGAGACCTTCCATGCATCACAGCCCTCACTCACCGTAGACGGCTTCACAGATCCATCAAATTCAGAGAGGTTCTGCCTAGGTTTACTCTCTAACGTCAACAGAAATGCTACAGTAGAAATGACAAGAAGACATATAGgtaggtttttttcccttatgtGAAAAACCAATGCCATATACTCATAATGTGAGCATTATGTGGTTTACCACATCAAGAGATTGTGTGCAAAAAAGCCTGCCTTCTCTCTCGCACCTTAAGGGCAGTCATGTTGAAGTGCACAGCTTCACAGCTTTTAGTAGATCCTGGTGATCCTTCTGTCTGTGAACTTTTATCTTGAGCTTCTGTTAATTTGGCACCCTCGATACTGGGAAGTCCTTCAATAAATACGTGTTAAAATAACTTTACTCTGCTGAGCCTCTACCAGTCATAAAATTGTCATGTTCAGATTTTAGGGATGTAATTTTAACAAATCAtgagtttttttttcagtttgtttacaTCTCctagttttttccccctttcagtGAATTCATATGTTAGATCTGCACACTGTTAATCTGATGCAGGATATCTAAAACAAGAACGACCATTTAATTTGTTCAAAAATAATTCATAGAATCTCAAAATGTGGTAATCCCAGGCACCCTTTCAGCAAGTTGGTGAGGTAAAAACAATTTTCACAGTGGTACTAAGATGCTGTTTGCCATTTTCACTCTTGTTCTCTCTTGACTGTACAGTGAAGTATTCCAGAGGCTTACAAGGCTTACGATTTTGCAAGGAATTAAACGTAGACTCTGATGAGAATTCTATTGTCTTCTCTTAAGCCAGACATTAAGgatatttgcaaaaatgtaaaacattgctactcttctcactaattttttctttggtttgcaaaatagttatttttcacaAACTTGTTTATGTTAATATGTAGTgggtttattattttgattttcaaatgaattaatttttttgaatctcagttttcaCACATAATATGGTAAGTTTGCATAGATGTAATCCACATAAACAACAACTCTTTGGGTCGTCAGTAGTTTTTTGACAATGAGGTAAAAAATAGTTTGAGCGCCACAAAAATAACTAACATAGTTCTCATCACCTTAAAGTAACTTCTTTTGATAATAATTTGCTTCTGTTCATTTAATTAACCATCACCTCCTATGAGAAATAATGCTGATCACTAAAGAGTCAATGTGATATTGCAAAGTGCTAGTGACTTCAGAGGTCTGTTAGTTGGCTCCATGTGGAATTTCTCAAATCTTGCttgatgtgtatattttatatcatCTTCCTAAGGTACTCAGGTATCTTATAGGTGAGGAAGGCCTCTGAATATCTGCCCTCTTTTCAGTAAAACAGTTCTGATTTTTCCATGTTCTAATTAGGGCTCTGcataaacatttaacaaaaggTTTACCCTACCTTATTTACTTCTGTACAAAATTTTAGAGTGCTGTAATTATTGgatcatctttttttatttttgatttctagtttattgGGTGCTTTTGATCAGAAACTATAGCCTGAAAAATCTCTACTTTTTGGACTTAATGTTTTCCTAATGGTCAAGtgaacaactttattttttatataagtaTTCTGTAGTCATTAAGAGAACTGGGCACCAGGTTCCATATTTATGTAGTAAATCTGGCTTGttggtttttattaattttcttttgctgCGTAACATATTACCACACATTTACCAGCCTAAAACCACACAAATTTACTGTGTCACAGTTTTTGTGGGTTAGGAGTCTCCTCAGGGTCTCACAAAGGGAAATCAAAGGGTCAGCtgggctgtgttctcatctgaaGCTTGAGGTCCTTTTCCAAGCTCACAGGTGATTATTGCAGAGTTCACTTCCTTGAAGTTGTGGCACTGAGATCCTCATTTCCTGCAGACTGTAAGCTAGAGGCTGCTATCAGCAACTAGAGGCCACCTGCGTGGCCCCCTCCATCTTCACAGTCAGCAGTGAAGACTCTGTTGTGTTGAATTCCTGTTGCTCACACTTTGAATCACTTTCACCAGGGCCAGCCCAGTCCCTTTTAAGGGCTGTCACCTGATTAAGTCAGGCCCACCAAAGGTAGTCTTAGTTTCTTATGGTCAGTTGATTTGAgaacttaattacatctgaaaaATCCCTTTAAGCAGTatgtagattagtgtttgattgaataattGAGAAGATAAATACACCGGGGTGAGAATCTTAAGTGCTATCTTAGAATTCTGCTTTtcacaattttttctttaatccttgtattgctaatattttatgtatatttgatCTGctcatattttatgtatatatttgatcTGTCAAATTCTGAAAGGTATATTAAAATCTcccaatataattttttcttatctaattcTACTTATATAAATAGGGACCTAGTTGCCCCcataatatatatagttataaaagGGGCAGATGACTCTGACCTCTTGataatttttattaccttttttcttAACCATAGTGGGCTCTTTAAAGAAATACTGTTTATTATAATGAAGGCATATTAATCCAGACATTAGTTAATTCCTTCAaatgaattcttttatttatttagaaataactgTAATTTGTATGAAATTCTTTATTTTGCTATCCATTCACTTTTCTGCGTTGCTGAAGTATTTTTGATAAGCACGTATTATctttacaaatcaataaaatcatttttaaaaaatacttggaaaaatGTACAGTGGTATGTTTCAAAGTTAGATTTCAAAAAAGCATAGCTATGGAAAAAGTCATCAAAATACTTTATGTCATTTTACTATCCTCTGAGAAGACTCTTTGAAAGTCATGCTGAAATAGTAAATGTTGTAAAactgattccatatatattttgttttaggaAGAGGAGTGCGCTTATATTACATAGGTGGAGAAGTTTTTGCTGAGTGCCTAAGTGATAGTGCAATCTTTGTGCAGAGCCCCAATTGTAATCAGAGATACGGCTGGCACCCTGCAACAGTGTGTAAAATTCCACCAGGTATGGATACAACAATGTAAATAAACCTATTGTATTAGCTTGCTGAGTTTTTCTTTGCTATTACTTTTAGGAATCAGGAGATGATTTGCATGCTCATATTCTAAAGTCTGTAGcccttttaaaatgattttctaatagtaatattctttttacataatttttaaatctttttctcaaTCGTAGGCTGTAACCTGAAGATCTTCAACAACCAGGAATTTGCTGCTCTTCTGGCTCAGTCTGTTAATCAGGGTTTTGAAGCCGTGTATCAGCTAACTAGAATGTGCACCATAAGAATGAGTTTTGTGAAAGGGTGGGGAGCAGAATACCGGTATGAAATACATATTCGGTTCTTAAATTTCCACAacgtaattcttttttctttcattctttgtatcttctgaagttcatgtgtatttattttccttgaggTTTATAGAGTCAGCAGATCTTTatgtaaaataacaaaagaaagttggaggcCTCTGGATTCAAAACTGTTGCAAATTCCTGTGCTGGCATTATGGAACAAAGAATTAAAACGTGTATGGACGGGTACTGTAATAGAATGCAGAGTGTTAAATACCATAAATGGCATATTGGAAGGGTTATGTCAGTTCATGGAAGGAGAGATGtttccctggggctgggggaggtagTGATGACACAGGGTCTGGGTTCTGAAAGATGCCTAGGATTTCGGTAGTCACAGGTTTGTGGGGTGGGAAGTGATGATCCTGGCAGTAGAGTACAGTTCAGTTTGACTGGAGTATAGAAAGTAAAGAAGAATAAGGCTGGACAAATAAGTTGAGACAACTTCAGTATAAGGTTAAAAGGTGGAACTTCATTCAGTAATAGAAGGGAGTACTtgttaggtgccaggcactgtgctgtgtTTTAGGTGCAGTATCTCACGCCTTTCAACATGGCTAAGAATTACTGTTGCTGTCTTTATCCTTTCTTTATAAGGTTGCAATCTTTCTAAGGTAAAAAATGGTCCAGACtaatatttatttggaaataggcttAGAAAAGATTTGATAGTTTGCCCAAGGACACATTCTAAGTGGTAGAGACGGGACTTGAGGAAAGCTCTGCTTGACTCTTAACCTCTTCTCTAAGGATAGTAAGTAGCAGTTATGTAATTGAGTTTTACCAAAGCTAATCTGTCATCAAGGGGTAAGATAGATTACGCTATTGATAAATTAAACAGTTGATTGGATTCCACAGCAAAGACAGGGAATACTTCATCAGCGTATTAAAGAATGAAAGTATTAGTGAAATACTTAGTCTTTCTTCAGTTCACATTGCTTACTGTCTGAATGTCTGCTTAAGAAGATATTCATATAGAATGCTAATAGTACTCCTGTTTCATTCAGCAGTTTGGGCCctttttcagaatttatttcatttcatttgaacTTGATTCCCTGTATTAAGTTTTGTGAGGTGTATGACTTTTGTGATGGTGAGATTTCAGATCTACTGGTTTGAatacttttataaatatatgtgttatatatgtatattctagaATGAAGACTTGTCACTATTTTTTCTAAGTTATGTTAGAAGAATTCACTTTTTGACTTTGCTGTAGCTCtcttttgttttaatcatttccCCTTTGAGATGTGATAACTTTAAAGAATgctgagggtttttttccctttgataaaaaattatcaaattgttaataaaattagattttattGATATTAAATTAGATTGATAGTTGATATTAAAATTAGATTCAGATAGTACCATCTGATACCAGTTTATTAGGtcagacttttttttctcttcaaaagatCATAATGTTGAAGAACATGGTAGAAATTCAGTGGAATTAGATATGAATTGCATAGGTCAGGGAGAATTCCATGTATATCTGTGGGTCTCCTGTTAAGACCAGTTTTGATTGGTAGAGAGAGATACTGCCCTTCATGCACTGTGGACTCTGCTGTTCTTTAACCCAGAGCTAACTTAAAATCTATATGAGAAGCAGTAATATACAGTATGTTTTCATGGATAATGGAGTCAGGTACATCTACTTCGGATAATAAAGTAGTTTCCTTTAACATTTACAgatcaaaataaatcaaataccCATATATCTGTGAACTGTGGAACCTTTTATCCTTAATGACACTGGTGCGGAGGAGATAGATCTAATGGTTGGATTTCTAAAACTATCTTTTAGTTTCTTTACTGCCAGCTTGATTGCTTAGCGTAAAAATCAGGACATGGAGTAAGCAGGAAACATAGATGTGTAAAGAATTCATAGTTAATTgagaaatatgtctcagttaagTGAATTAGTACTGAAACGAATAAACAGTTGGGGGACACATAATGTGTGTCTCAGACCCTGAGACAAGGGTTTGCATGCAAGAAGTTTATTCAGGAAATGGAGGGAGCACTGGTCAGGAAGGAGGAAGTAGGGAAGAGAGGTAGGGAGGAAAGGCAGCCAGTACCATTCTTAACCCATCTACTCTAGTGGGTGGGTCACTAGAGCTGTTCCCTTAGgaaaactttggaaaacagtaaagAACACACAGAATTATCCCACCCAGAGGGAAGGGAAACTGGACCTTTAAATGCCAATTCCTGTGTCATTGCTTGAGGTCTATTCCTGGGGATGTTAATTTCCTGGCACTTCTGCTTTGCTATATATGTGGACGGAGCAGAGAAGTTCTCAGGCACAGAAATGCAGATGCCTACAATTGGAAATTGGCTAGACTAGAACACTGAAAATCTGAAGAGTATAGTGGGGCACTGACACCATCTGCTACAGAAAACCACATCCtttgaaatacagttttaaattatattgagCATGTGTCACATGGAGGTGAAGAGTTGATAATGGCCTTTTCTCATGTTTGAAGGGCTGTCATGTCGAAGAAGCAAGCGGACTTACTGACTTattgtatataataaataagaaCTAAAATCAGTATGTGGAAGTGACAGGATGTCACTGAACAATTTGCGATTCCCAGAGGGTAGCTCATTTTGTTTGAAGTACTAAAGGTGTTTCTTAGTAAAAGCCTGCATGATTTTGCTAAAAGGGATGTTGGTTGTTGGCTTTGTCAGGGAAAGTTGAGCCCCAATTCTTAACATTCTGTGATAAGCTTGGGTCAGAATTCTCTTTTGTTTTGCTATACTTTAAATTTGAATCCTATTCCATTTGGACTTCATTTGCTATTTGAGTATCTTCTATTCTGTGGATGATTAATAAGTAGGGTgactttatatattctggtttgCTTGGGACAGTGCTGGTTTACGTCTCTTGCCCTGTCAGTGATTATTTATAGTGACTACATTCTCTCTTAAAGGTGTCCCATTTTGGACGGTAAATATAAGGTTACTCTACTAATTTTAATTTGAGGGGAAaacagtgttttttttctctttaaaagaaaaaaagtcacataAGTACTTTGAGGATTAAACAGTTTTCAAAATAGTAGATATACAAACTTGATACTCTGTCAGAAAAGAATCTAGGTTTTAGTATATATTGATACAACCTTTTGATTTATCTAAATTCTTCCATAGCCatgttattcttttaatttcataattattttcttgCATTCTTTTAACAGAAGGCAGACAGTAACAAGCACTCCTTGCTGGATTGAACTTCATCTGAATGGACCTCTACAGTGGTTGGACAAAGTATTAACTCAGATGGGATCCCCTTCAGTGCGTTGCTCAAGCATGTCATAAAGCTTTGTCACCAGTCAAGTCCCATCAAAAGACTTAATGTACCAACTCTTCTGTCATAGTATTTGTGTGTGGTCCCCGTGGACTGTTTACTATCCAAAAATTCAAGAGAAAACAGCACTTGAGGTCTCATCAATTAAAGCACCTTGTGGAATCGGTTTCCTATGTTTGAATATTAGATGGGAAAATTAGTGTCTAGAAATACCCTCCcataaaggaggaagagaagatttTAAAGACTTACTGATGTCTTGTTGGGCATAAAACTGAGTGTCCCAAAGGTTTATTAATAACAGTAGTAGTTATGTGTACAGGTAATGTATCATGATCCAGTATCACAGTATTGTGctgtttatatacatttttagtttGCATAAAttaggtgtgtgtgtgctgcTTCTTGATTTAGGCAAGCCTTTATAAAGTTACAGTACCTAATCTGTTATTCCCACTTCTTCgttatttttgtgtgtcttttttaatatataatatatatcaagaTTTTCAAATTATCATTTAGAAGCAGATTTCCCTTGTAGAAAAACtaatttttctgccttttacCAAAAATAAACTCTTGGGGGAAGAAAAGTGGATTAACTTTTGAAATCCTTGACCTTAATGTGTTCAGTGGGTCTTAagtattcattctttttgtgtttgtttacttACTGCTAAAACCTTATGGAAATTTTTCCAGACCTCTCCTCCATTTCCACTTTtgtcctgataccaaaacagtGTAGCGTGACATCCATCACCAATAATGGTTGCACTGATACCGCCAGCACCAGTTAATTCTGGGGTATGGTAACAAATCATATGGAGTAAGTCCCTTTGTCTTACACCAGATTTCAGTTTCAGCAGATGATAATAGACTTGTGTAACCTAGCAGTCTTTTGATTTATCTTTACACCTCATAAAAAATGCACAGGTGGCAGTATAATTATTTTCAGGGATATGCTacaattatttcaatatatttatcctttttaaaaattcaatctaTAGAGATAAACACTctttaaaaaggtattttaaaatatttcagtagcaAACCTAGTGCTCTTTGAGTTGTTTCATTTGATTTAGTTACCAGATTGTATTATGGAATGGACCTTTTGTAAATGTAATTGCTTCAGCAGAATACCTAGAAAAGTAATGCTGAGGTATGATCAGCAGGTAAAGGCCATCTGTTTTTAAGGTATGTTGTATTAAATTTATACAATCTATGTTATTTTACACAATTatgaattctgaattttaaaatttgggggaGAAGCAGTTTAGCAAGTTTTTTAGCTTATAATTACCTACACTCTGAGCTGTTCTTAACTAATCCTGACTATGTGGTGACTATTAGAACCAACGATGCATTTTGCTCTACAGTGACAGGAGATGTCGGAAACTCTGTTGGAAGTCCACCCTGCAGCAGATAATCCTTATGTTTATTGTTAACTCGTTGcagtttaaacatttcttgtttgCATCTCAGTAGAAATGGAAAGTAACCACTCCTGGTCCCCTTCTAgtaagttttcatatttttaaagacagattATCTTTGGTACTTGTTTTTTGAAACCATATTCACCTTTATCTACAGGTGTTATTTTCAATACTTTCAGCATTGGTTGTTTTCTATTAGATATTCcccatttttctatatttgtgtatgcatgtatgtgtttatgtaaacttggtatagtaattttttattcattcaacaaatatttattgttcacCTGTTATGTGTGCCAGGAACTTTCTTAGCCTTTGGGTAAaggtgaacaagacagataagGCCCTTGCCTTTGCTGAGATAGCAGTTTCTATAATGCTTAATTAGCTTATTTGTCTATGAAGGAGATAAAACAGGGTACTGTGATAAAGCATAGCAGGGGGAATGCTTCTGAAAGGTAGTGATGCTTGAGCTAACACTTCGGTGAGAAAGGAGCAAGCCTTGTGGAGAGAAAAATAGGCATTCTTGGCAAAGAAAATGGCATCAAATGCAAAGGcttattttaaaggaaactcaTAATTTACTAGGTGTTTATGCTTTATACAAAAACCTCTACACAGGTCCAAACTTGAGGATCAGATTGGTTCTACAGTTTATAATAGTTGAAGGTGGCCTTACTTTGTGATAGATTGCTTCATGTGTCATTCTCACTAATACTTCCTCTTCCTCAAATCCTTCCTGTAAAAAGTTTACACCAGGTCAATACCATTTAATTGAACAACCCTTTCTTCAGTTCTGCCTTGGGCAGATTTTCACCATTGTAGTGACTGGCTGCTTGCTTCCAGATGTCCTGCTGTCTGAAATGATTACTTCTGCAGCCCATCCTGTGGATAGAGTAAATGTCCCAGGTATTACCACAGTCAGACCTGTTGGAAATATGGAGACTCTGCCCTTTGGAAGTGTTTGCTTACTAGAGGACTTGTAGTGATGTTAGGGAACACTGTTCTTTGTCTGCTTGAAAGTGATAGAACATCCTGGCAGTTGCTCTTGCATTGATATGTTAAGCAGAGCAGTGCCATCTGTAGCATTTCAGTAGTGGGTCACATCTCTACAGTTCTGGTGGCATTCTTCTGTACAGTATGAAACTGGGACTCACCTCTTTGGAAGCGCCCATGTATTCAGCGGTTAGACCTGTCAAGCAGTTGACTTTGTGGTGGTGGTACATTTGTATGAGTGTGTTCAGTGGTCTTCCTTGCTTTTTAATGCGATGCTGGTTTTGCATTCTGTTTTGGCCACTGTGGCCTAATTTTTGCCgattgttttttccctttatagggtttgttttcattcttctaaGTGATAAGATCTCTCTGTagaattttgtctttatttagaTTAGCAACATCATTTAGAATTTCTTCTACACAGTGCTGGTAATTTCCTCAGTTTAACAACATGAGAACTGAATGATCATGCTTTCTGTCACATTTCTAAGATGAATGGTGGTTTTCACAGTGGCTTACATACACCTTAGGGCTGGTTTAGGGAATTGGAGGCTGGTGACATTCCCACTGACTTTGGCCTGGCCAGTGGCAGCTTCATTTTTATTCTGTGTTGGAGTTCCACGTAGGAACTCCAATAGaatgatttctttcttaaaaaagttTTACTGCTTAAAAAAAAGTGTGACTTTCCTGACTAGATTTGAACTATACCAGTTAGTGTGCTAATTGTACATTATGATATACATtcgttcaataaaca includes these proteins:
- the SMAD2 gene encoding mothers against decapentaplegic homolog 2 isoform X4 — protein: MSSILPFTPPVVKRLLGWKKSAGGSGGAGGGEQNGQEEKWCEKAVKSLVKKLKKTGRLDELEKAITTQNCNTKCVTIPRSLDGRLQVSHRKGLPHVIYCRLWRWPDLHSHHELKAIENCEYAFNLKKDEVCVNPYHYQRVETPETPPPGYISEDGETSDQQLNQSMDTGSPAELSPTTLSPVNHSLDLQPVTYSEPAFWCSIAYYELNQRVGETFHASQPSLTVDGFTDPSNSERFCLGLLSNVNRNATVEMTRRHIGRGVRLYYIGGEVFAECLSDSAIFVQSPNCNQRYGWHPATVCKIPPGCNLKIFNNQEFAALLAQSVNQGFEAVYQLTRMCTIRMSFVKGWGAEYRRQTVTSTPCWIELHLNGPLQWLDKVLTQMGSPSVRCSSMS